A window of the Arenibacter algicola genome harbors these coding sequences:
- a CDS encoding DUF1553 domain-containing protein yields the protein MVIIKKLLIFTWVLLFFSCGGPEIPELVSLEYDKLPKKVDFNLHVKPILSDKCFICHGPDKAKIKADLQLHTSEAAYKELKESPGKFALKPGNLNKSEVFHRIMSDDPNYVMPEPDSHLSLSDHEKAILIKWIEQGAEYKDHWAFIKPKEYDVPKVQDRAGVVQNPIDNFVLARLEQGKLEFSPKADKELLLRRLYLDLTGLPPTLEEMDSFMKDPSPEAYEKVVDKLLDSPHFGEQMALDWMDLSRFADTHGYSVDRYRDMSPWRDWVIDAFNKNMSYEQFITWQMAGDLIENPTRETILATAFNRVHPQNMEGGIVSEEFLVEYAVDRASTAGQAFMGLTVACARCHDHKYDPISHKDFYELTSFFNNVNESGQISWNDATPVPTLMLTTEEEEKVLSYMESLIEETEGEIKKMEEKEVAVNFDKWLLEEQYQSIDIKIPSNGLTAYFNLNDQSLQNVINPKHRGTMKREGTEGQKINLSEGKQGKGVLLDGDTWLDLRKTAVFGRNDAFSIGLWANIPSNIENGNIFHKGDGAILYNWRGYHLKIVDNKLELMMAHTAPNNAIVELTKEGFPRDEWVHFAITYDGSSKAEGYRLFVNSKEMETTVKTDNLYKDILFRNNNEPGLQLGARLRGKGIKGAVVDEIRVYDRDLSAVEVMQLANNPLLDELLKREKASLASNDKKLLQEHYLKSVSQATTLQHQKLAELRKSYVDSVEKVKEVMVMEETAEPVPSYILDRGVYNARGEEVFPNTPKAILPMPEDYPKNRLGFAQWLFHEDHPLTARVAVNRFWQHYFGYGLVKTSEDFGNQGEMPSHPKLLDWLALEFRDSGWDVKAFQKLIVMSHTYQQSSMVSEELMEMDIDNRLLARGPSKRLSGEMLRDNALASSGLLNKTIGGESVSPYQPEGLWRVNNATYRQDTGDKLYRRSMYTIWKRSVPHPTLATFDAPARDVCTIQRQETNTPLQALVLLNDPTYIEASRVLGKRMSDLGDLKLAISNVFRQLTGRKIKEDELRLLVELQENEYKKFAANLERTKGWLNTGEFKLENVDDKALVAANAVVANTIMNADACITKR from the coding sequence ATGGTAATAATTAAGAAGCTTTTAATTTTCACTTGGGTTTTATTATTTTTTTCCTGTGGAGGTCCGGAAATACCTGAATTGGTATCTCTTGAATATGATAAATTACCTAAGAAAGTGGATTTCAATCTACATGTAAAGCCCATTCTTTCGGATAAATGTTTTATATGCCATGGCCCGGATAAGGCAAAAATAAAGGCCGACCTTCAATTGCATACTTCTGAAGCTGCCTATAAGGAGCTGAAGGAATCTCCAGGAAAATTTGCCTTAAAGCCTGGGAATTTAAATAAAAGTGAGGTTTTCCACAGAATTATGTCAGATGACCCCAACTATGTAATGCCGGAACCGGATTCCCATCTTTCGTTATCGGACCATGAGAAGGCAATCTTGATCAAGTGGATAGAACAGGGTGCAGAATATAAAGATCATTGGGCTTTTATAAAGCCGAAAGAATACGATGTCCCAAAAGTCCAGGATAGGGCAGGTGTGGTACAAAATCCTATCGACAATTTTGTTTTGGCACGTTTGGAGCAGGGTAAATTGGAGTTCTCTCCAAAAGCGGACAAAGAATTATTGTTGAGAAGACTTTATCTGGATCTGACGGGATTACCGCCAACTTTGGAGGAGATGGATTCTTTTATGAAAGATCCTTCTCCCGAGGCTTACGAAAAGGTAGTGGACAAATTATTGGACTCTCCCCACTTTGGAGAGCAAATGGCCTTGGATTGGATGGACTTGTCGAGGTTTGCGGATACTCACGGATATAGTGTTGATCGATATCGGGATATGTCCCCTTGGCGTGATTGGGTTATTGATGCCTTCAATAAAAATATGTCCTATGAACAGTTTATAACCTGGCAAATGGCAGGTGATCTTATTGAAAATCCTACTCGGGAAACTATTTTGGCAACAGCCTTCAACCGTGTTCATCCGCAAAATATGGAGGGGGGTATTGTAAGTGAAGAGTTTTTGGTAGAATATGCGGTAGACCGGGCAAGTACGGCCGGGCAAGCCTTTATGGGGTTAACCGTAGCCTGTGCCAGATGCCACGATCATAAATATGATCCCATATCACATAAGGATTTTTATGAACTCACCAGTTTTTTCAATAATGTGAACGAATCGGGGCAGATTTCTTGGAATGATGCCACTCCGGTTCCAACCTTGATGTTGACCACCGAAGAAGAGGAAAAGGTACTGTCCTATATGGAAAGTTTAATTGAAGAAACCGAAGGGGAGATCAAAAAAATGGAAGAGAAGGAAGTGGCTGTCAATTTTGATAAATGGCTATTGGAAGAGCAATACCAATCCATAGATATAAAAATTCCTTCAAACGGATTAACAGCTTATTTCAATCTAAATGATCAAAGTTTGCAAAATGTCATCAACCCAAAGCATAGGGGAACCATGAAGCGGGAAGGTACGGAAGGACAAAAAATAAATTTATCCGAAGGAAAACAGGGCAAAGGAGTATTGTTGGATGGAGATACTTGGCTTGATTTGAGAAAGACAGCTGTTTTCGGAAGAAATGATGCCTTCAGTATAGGCCTATGGGCAAATATACCCTCGAATATCGAGAATGGGAACATTTTCCACAAGGGCGATGGAGCCATTTTGTACAATTGGCGCGGCTATCATCTAAAGATTGTGGACAATAAATTGGAACTCATGATGGCGCATACGGCACCCAATAATGCCATTGTAGAGCTTACAAAAGAAGGGTTTCCCAGGGATGAATGGGTGCATTTTGCCATTACTTATGATGGTTCCAGCAAGGCCGAAGGTTATAGGTTGTTTGTTAATAGTAAGGAGATGGAGACCACTGTGAAAACGGATAATCTGTACAAGGACATTCTATTTAGGAATAACAATGAACCAGGCTTGCAATTGGGGGCAAGATTAAGGGGTAAGGGAATAAAAGGAGCTGTGGTAGATGAGATAAGGGTGTATGATAGGGATTTGTCGGCCGTGGAGGTAATGCAACTTGCCAATAATCCTCTACTAGATGAATTGCTAAAAAGGGAGAAAGCAAGTCTTGCCTCCAATGATAAAAAATTACTGCAGGAGCACTATTTGAAGTCGGTTTCCCAAGCCACCACATTACAGCACCAGAAACTGGCAGAATTGCGCAAGAGTTATGTGGATAGTGTAGAAAAGGTAAAAGAGGTAATGGTCATGGAGGAAACCGCTGAACCGGTGCCGTCCTACATTTTGGATAGGGGAGTGTATAACGCCAGGGGAGAGGAAGTGTTTCCCAATACCCCTAAAGCTATTTTACCCATGCCCGAGGATTATCCAAAAAACCGATTGGGATTTGCCCAATGGTTGTTTCATGAGGACCATCCCCTTACTGCAAGAGTGGCGGTGAACAGGTTTTGGCAACATTACTTTGGGTATGGTCTGGTAAAGACTTCGGAGGATTTTGGGAACCAGGGCGAAATGCCAAGTCACCCCAAATTACTGGATTGGCTGGCCTTGGAATTTAGAGATTCGGGATGGGATGTTAAGGCATTTCAAAAATTGATAGTGATGTCGCATACCTATCAACAATCTTCCATGGTAAGTGAGGAATTGATGGAAATGGATATCGACAACAGACTTTTGGCAAGAGGACCTTCTAAAAGGCTATCCGGAGAGATGCTACGCGATAATGCCCTGGCCAGTTCCGGATTGCTGAACAAAACCATAGGAGGGGAAAGTGTAAGTCCGTACCAACCGGAAGGGCTATGGAGGGTGAACAACGCTACCTACAGGCAGGATACCGGGGATAAACTTTACCGAAGAAGTATGTACACCATATGGAAACGTTCCGTACCCCATCCTACTTTAGCCACCTTTGATGCTCCAGCGCGGGATGTATGTACCATTCAGCGACAGGAGACCAATACCCCGTTACAGGCTTTGGTATTGCTGAATGATCCAACTTATATTGAAGCATCCAGGGTCTTGGGCAAGCGTATGAGCGATTTGGGAGATTTAAAATTGGCCATCTCCAATGTTTTTAGGCAGCTTACCGGGAGGAAAATTAAGGAGGATGAGCTGCGATTGCTGGTTGAACTTCAGGAGAATGAATATAAGAAATTTGCGGCCAACTTGGAAAGAACAAAAGGATGGCTGAATACAGGTGAATTTAAATTGGAGAATGTTGATGATAAGGCTTTGGTTGCCGCCAATGCCGTGGTGGCCAACACCATTATGAATGCCGACGCCTGTATTACTAAAAGATAA
- a CDS encoding helix-turn-helix domain-containing protein: protein MSKILQSLKLALLNVGYAKLGPLWDYDDVISPFIRLYYITEGSAMVYHSNEAIELKPGHIYIIPSYTFGRYKCDEYHEQYYISCLEEIKNGYSIFNFSSFIFESKANPMDLYYFKRLLELNPNRQLENNNPKVYDNRPTLMDFEKRNEELSPSAYMETHAILEILISRFIKDMNTQSTKSNVKKEFGMVLNYIHENLHENLTVKQLADFCHLNTDYFSRVFNESFGMRPNKYIQSKRIERAQLLLLSTNNSLKQIAEKVGLENLSYFNRIFKSHTGVTPGIFREERLQK, encoded by the coding sequence ATGTCCAAAATTCTTCAATCCCTAAAATTAGCCCTATTGAATGTAGGTTATGCAAAACTTGGGCCCCTATGGGATTATGATGATGTTATTAGCCCATTTATCAGACTATATTACATTACTGAGGGAAGTGCCATGGTTTATCACAGCAATGAAGCAATTGAATTGAAACCTGGGCATATATACATCATCCCAAGCTATACCTTTGGCAGATACAAATGTGATGAATATCACGAACAATATTATATCAGTTGTTTGGAAGAGATAAAAAATGGCTATTCCATATTTAATTTTAGCAGTTTTATTTTCGAGTCAAAAGCCAATCCAATGGACTTGTATTATTTTAAGCGCTTGTTGGAACTAAATCCGAATAGGCAGTTGGAAAATAACAACCCAAAAGTATATGACAACAGACCCACCTTGATGGATTTTGAAAAGAGGAACGAAGAATTAAGTCCTTCAGCCTATATGGAAACCCATGCCATTTTGGAGATATTGATATCCAGGTTTATAAAGGATATGAACACCCAATCCACTAAGAGTAATGTGAAAAAAGAATTTGGTATGGTCTTAAACTATATCCATGAAAATCTCCACGAAAATTTGACCGTGAAGCAGCTGGCCGACTTTTGCCATCTAAATACAGATTATTTTTCAAGGGTCTTCAATGAAAGTTTTGGCATGCGCCCCAATAAATACATTCAATCCAAACGTATAGAAAGAGCACAATTGCTATTGCTTTCCACCAACAATTCCCTGAAGCAAATTGCAGAAAAAGTGGGATTGGAAAATCTCTCCTATTTCAATAGGATCTTTAAGAGTCATACCGGGGTAACGCCAGGAATTTTTAGGGAAGAGCGATTGCAAAAATAA
- a CDS encoding YceI family protein: protein MKNTLFILLSFLVLAGYAQESYTLSKESVLKINGSSTIHDWTVTANSMKGSMKVKAGVVNNLLFQVEVAQIKSERGAAMDKKMHAALKMEEHPEVSFKFQEIKKTADSENTFKIHGMLNIAGVEKAVEITSEFQEVGGKYMFKGSKEIKLQDYDMEPPTAMFGQIIVGDNVTIDFDLVFAKG from the coding sequence ATGAAAAATACACTGTTCATACTATTATCATTTCTGGTTTTAGCCGGTTATGCCCAAGAATCATATACGCTGTCCAAAGAAAGTGTCCTCAAAATTAATGGTTCGTCTACCATTCACGATTGGACCGTAACGGCCAATTCAATGAAGGGATCCATGAAAGTGAAGGCTGGTGTTGTAAATAATCTCTTGTTTCAAGTGGAGGTGGCCCAAATTAAAAGTGAACGTGGAGCGGCGATGGATAAAAAGATGCATGCTGCACTGAAGATGGAAGAGCATCCTGAAGTGTCCTTTAAATTTCAGGAAATAAAGAAAACCGCCGATTCGGAAAATACTTTTAAGATTCATGGGATGCTTAATATTGCCGGTGTTGAAAAAGCGGTGGAAATAACATCGGAATTTCAGGAAGTTGGCGGGAAATATATGTTTAAGGGAAGCAAGGAGATAAAATTACAGGATTACGATATGGAGCCGCCAACGGCAATGTTTGGTCAAATAATAGTGGGTGATAATGTTACTATCGATTTCGATTTGGTCTTTGCCAAAGGATAG
- a CDS encoding formylglycine-generating enzyme family protein → MLKLTSRLFNLHLFNFLSLCFLLISLQSCKSAQAVVAETDNKTSVSEAFTEKIPATDISFDMVLIPEGTFMMGSPENQVNRKADEGPMKTVELDAFYMGKYELGWEVFELFFKQNKNLFENLEADKLKGIDAITRPSPPYEDPSYGMGKVGYPAISMSAYSALVFCKWLSTVTGRFYRLPTEAEWEYAAKAGTNTAYSFGDDISKIDEYAVYYKNSDNHYAKVGSKLPNPWGLYDMHGNVSEWTLDEYKENALAITESKNPWVKPTVIHPRVIKGGSWDDDAKTLRSSARIVSSLKLQKRDPQIPKSFWWNTDSNFIGFRLVSPKVQPSKEEQKQFWQIVLDE, encoded by the coding sequence ATGCTAAAACTTACCTCTAGATTATTTAATCTGCATCTATTTAATTTTCTTTCACTATGTTTCTTGTTGATTTCCTTGCAGTCCTGTAAATCGGCACAGGCGGTTGTGGCCGAAACGGATAACAAAACATCCGTTAGCGAGGCCTTTACTGAGAAAATTCCGGCTACCGATATTTCTTTTGATATGGTATTGATACCCGAAGGGACATTTATGATGGGAAGCCCAGAAAACCAAGTAAACAGAAAGGCCGATGAAGGGCCAATGAAGACTGTGGAATTGGATGCCTTTTATATGGGAAAATATGAACTGGGTTGGGAGGTTTTTGAGCTTTTCTTTAAGCAGAATAAAAATTTGTTCGAGAACTTGGAAGCTGACAAGTTAAAAGGCATAGATGCCATTACAAGGCCCAGTCCTCCCTACGAGGATCCTTCCTATGGTATGGGAAAGGTTGGGTATCCTGCCATAAGTATGTCCGCGTATTCCGCCTTGGTGTTCTGTAAGTGGTTGAGTACCGTTACAGGCAGGTTCTATAGATTGCCAACAGAAGCGGAATGGGAATACGCCGCCAAAGCCGGGACCAATACGGCCTATTCCTTTGGTGATGATATTTCCAAAATTGATGAATATGCCGTGTATTATAAAAACTCCGATAATCATTATGCCAAGGTGGGAAGCAAACTGCCAAATCCTTGGGGATTGTATGATATGCACGGAAATGTCTCGGAATGGACTTTGGATGAATACAAGGAAAATGCCTTGGCTATTACCGAATCCAAGAACCCTTGGGTAAAACCTACCGTAATACATCCCAGGGTAATCAAAGGAGGGTCTTGGGACGATGACGCAAAGACACTTAGGTCGTCTGCCAGGATCGTGTCCAGTTTAAAATTACAAAAAAGGGATCCACAGATCCCAAAAAGTTTTTGGTGGAACACGGATTCCAACTTTATTGGATTTAGATTGGTAAGTCCTAAAGTTCAGCCTTCAAAAGAGGAGCAAAAACAGTTTTGGCAAATTGTGCTGGACGAGTAG
- a CDS encoding M16 family metallopeptidase, whose amino-acid sequence MRIKIISLILIFLICNSLSYGQLQKIASVEGITEYQMDNGLKVLLFPDNSSQTITVNITYLVGSRHEGYGEKGMAHLLEHMVFKGTPNHPDIPKELSSHGARPNGTTWFDRTNYFETFNATDENLDWALDLEADRMVNSYIAKKDLESEFSVVRNEFESGENDPSRVLMQNVINAGFIWHNYGNSTIGNRSDIERVPIENLQAFYKKFYRPDNAVLMVTGKFDEAKTLDLIEKKFGKIEKPTTPLRDSYTEEPAQDGEKTVHLNRVGDLQIVSTMYHTPAGSHEDYAAISIIEDVLADEPSGRLYKALIETNKASSIWSFSPFTKEPGFLYINVDVPSDKNADEVEKVLKETLDAVKTTPITQEELDRAKANLLKRTDQIFRNSSYLGTYMSEFIGAGDWRLAFIQRDRIENTSLETVNEVAKKYLITTNRTIGRFNPTKKPERIEIEHTQNLDALVSNYKGKEDMGTGEAFDVSYDAIQSRLDQGQLSNGIAYGIIKKSNRGKTVRLSFSIRNGNEESLMNKGVIPSFTASLLNKGTRSKSRQQIEDELSKLKSSVSFRASNGNVYANVVSTEENLMATLALMSEMLKTPSFEASELEKLKTESLAYLESNKTEPQFLASKRLSVINNTFPKGHPLYAMTVEEEEAAIRVITVEDIKSFHKAFYGLGKSILVGIGDMQPEQIKTYMQKEYANFKSKNTYARLKDPFTESPEVNEDILTPDKKNAMTLGNLNVKISQEDEDYAALNMAATILGGGFLNSRIADRLRQKDGVSYGAGAGFQADYNADDQNSSMYLYAIYAPENYDKVQLGFKEELDRFIKDGITEEELKNAVNGWVQEENVSRAKDAELAGLVNNNIYYNRTMEFQKNLEEKVKSLSVSDINNAILKYIKPYKNWTVINAGDYKK is encoded by the coding sequence ATGAGAATAAAAATCATATCTCTTATACTAATCTTCCTGATTTGCAATAGTCTTTCCTATGGGCAATTACAAAAAATAGCCTCTGTGGAAGGAATAACGGAATACCAAATGGATAATGGCCTTAAAGTACTTCTATTTCCCGATAATTCGTCACAGACCATAACGGTCAACATTACCTATCTTGTAGGGTCCAGACATGAAGGTTACGGAGAAAAAGGCATGGCCCACCTTTTGGAACACATGGTTTTTAAAGGTACCCCCAACCATCCGGATATTCCCAAAGAGTTGAGCTCGCATGGTGCGCGCCCCAATGGGACCACCTGGTTCGACAGGACCAATTACTTTGAAACCTTTAATGCCACTGATGAAAACCTGGATTGGGCCTTGGACCTGGAGGCCGATCGTATGGTGAATTCCTATATAGCCAAAAAAGATTTGGAATCAGAATTCAGTGTGGTACGCAATGAATTTGAAAGTGGCGAAAACGACCCATCACGTGTTCTTATGCAGAACGTTATCAATGCCGGTTTTATATGGCACAACTATGGTAACAGCACTATTGGAAATAGATCCGATATAGAACGCGTTCCCATTGAAAACCTACAGGCATTTTATAAAAAATTCTACCGTCCGGACAATGCCGTTTTAATGGTTACGGGCAAATTCGATGAAGCCAAAACACTGGACTTGATCGAAAAAAAGTTCGGTAAAATTGAAAAACCAACCACTCCATTAAGGGACTCCTATACCGAGGAACCGGCACAGGATGGTGAAAAAACGGTACATCTCAATCGCGTTGGCGATCTACAGATAGTATCCACCATGTACCATACCCCGGCAGGCTCACATGAGGATTATGCCGCCATTTCCATTATTGAAGATGTACTGGCAGACGAACCCTCGGGAAGGCTCTACAAAGCCTTGATCGAGACAAATAAAGCCTCCTCTATATGGTCTTTCTCCCCTTTTACCAAAGAACCGGGTTTTTTATATATCAACGTAGATGTACCTTCGGACAAGAATGCCGACGAAGTGGAAAAAGTACTAAAGGAAACTTTAGATGCCGTAAAAACCACACCCATCACCCAAGAGGAACTGGATCGAGCCAAAGCCAATCTTTTAAAACGAACCGATCAAATCTTTAGAAATTCTTCCTACTTAGGAACCTATATGAGCGAATTTATTGGTGCTGGTGATTGGCGATTGGCATTTATACAGCGGGATAGAATTGAAAATACCAGTCTTGAAACCGTAAATGAAGTTGCCAAGAAATACCTGATTACCACAAATAGAACCATAGGCCGATTTAATCCTACCAAAAAGCCCGAAAGAATAGAAATTGAACATACGCAAAATCTTGATGCCCTTGTATCAAACTATAAAGGCAAGGAGGACATGGGTACAGGTGAGGCCTTCGATGTTTCCTATGATGCCATACAATCCAGATTGGACCAAGGCCAACTTTCCAATGGCATTGCCTACGGTATTATAAAAAAGAGCAACCGCGGCAAAACCGTCCGACTTAGTTTTAGCATTAGAAACGGAAATGAGGAATCGCTTATGAACAAAGGGGTTATCCCCTCTTTTACCGCTAGTCTACTTAACAAGGGTACCCGATCCAAGTCTAGGCAACAGATCGAGGACGAATTGAGCAAACTAAAATCTTCGGTATCCTTTAGAGCCAGTAATGGGAATGTTTATGCCAATGTAGTTTCTACCGAAGAAAACCTAATGGCCACCTTGGCCCTAATGTCGGAAATGCTCAAAACCCCTTCCTTCGAGGCCTCGGAATTGGAAAAATTAAAAACAGAGTCCTTGGCATATTTGGAAAGTAATAAGACAGAACCACAATTTTTGGCTTCTAAAAGACTATCCGTAATAAACAATACATTTCCAAAGGGACATCCTTTATATGCCATGACCGTTGAGGAAGAGGAGGCCGCCATAAGGGTGATCACCGTAGAGGACATTAAAAGCTTCCACAAGGCATTTTATGGTTTGGGCAAATCCATTCTAGTAGGTATAGGGGACATGCAGCCGGAGCAAATAAAAACCTATATGCAAAAAGAGTATGCCAACTTCAAGAGCAAAAATACCTACGCCAGGCTAAAAGATCCTTTTACCGAATCCCCGGAAGTAAATGAAGACATTCTTACCCCAGACAAGAAGAATGCTATGACGCTTGGAAACCTTAACGTTAAAATTAGCCAAGAGGATGAAGATTATGCCGCATTAAATATGGCAGCCACCATACTGGGAGGCGGTTTTCTTAATTCGAGGATTGCGGACAGGTTAAGACAGAAGGACGGCGTTAGTTATGGTGCAGGTGCCGGATTCCAAGCAGATTACAATGCGGACGACCAAAATTCATCCATGTACCTCTACGCCATATACGCCCCGGAGAACTATGACAAGGTACAATTAGGCTTTAAGGAGGAATTGGATCGTTTTATTAAAGACGGAATTACGGAGGAAGAATTGAAGAATGCCGTAAACGGCTGGGTGCAGGAGGAAAATGTTTCCAGAGCAAAAGATGCCGAACTGGCCGGCCTGGTAAACAACAACATTTATTACAATCGCACCATGGAATTCCAAAAAAACTTGGAAGAAAAAGTGAAGAGTCTAAGCGTAAGCGATATCAACAATGCCATTCTTAAATACATTAAACCCTATAAGAATTGGACGGTAATCAACGCCGGGGACTACAAGAAATAA
- a CDS encoding CPXCG motif-containing cysteine-rich protein: protein MYEHFFQCPYCWEEISMLLDPSISRQTYVEDCEVCCNPISVTPVFDEGELIAFEALNIGQ from the coding sequence ATGTACGAACACTTCTTTCAATGTCCCTATTGCTGGGAAGAAATATCCATGCTGTTGGATCCTTCCATTTCCCGACAGACCTATGTGGAAGATTGTGAGGTTTGTTGTAATCCTATCTCGGTTACACCGGTTTTTGACGAGGGGGAGCTAATTGCATTTGAGGCTTTGAATATTGGACAATAG
- a CDS encoding TolC family protein, translating into MGYKYIIAGLLIGFCGVVSAQERLLSKDAAVSLALENNFGIKVAKNQVAMADNNAGILNSGYLPSLTGTAGATYNELNSNTEYPGQFESNGSPRPDLEINDAESQSYNAALRLDYTLFDGMGRLYNFKRLKEQYQLSELQARETIENTILQLFSVYYEIARLTENENVLRQALEISKDRIKRAEYSFEYGQNTKLDILNAQVDVTNDSISLMNVQQNLANAKRDLNVVLDQNLNEIFVVDTLVSFIPKLQLEDYIAQSKENNVAILQTERNITINEYDIKVNRSGYLPTLGLSGSYGWNLNQSAATSFLPGQIIPGSNRNSLNFALGASLTWNLFDGGGTTVRVKNAKIAYENQEIFKEQVILEVDRDILNALGIYENRLQIFKIQEQNVVTNQNNFERSKEQFQLGRITSIEFRQAQINLLNAQTNKNLAKYDAKLAELQLLQLTGQLLSVEF; encoded by the coding sequence ATGGGATATAAATATATAATCGCAGGCCTGCTAATTGGTTTTTGCGGAGTTGTAAGTGCTCAGGAGAGGTTATTGTCCAAAGATGCAGCTGTATCATTGGCCTTGGAAAACAATTTTGGAATTAAGGTTGCCAAAAATCAGGTGGCCATGGCGGATAATAATGCGGGTATCCTCAACTCTGGTTACTTGCCTTCCCTTACGGGTACAGCTGGTGCCACGTACAACGAATTGAACAGTAATACGGAGTACCCTGGTCAATTTGAATCCAATGGGAGCCCCAGGCCAGATTTGGAGATCAATGATGCTGAATCACAATCCTACAATGCCGCTCTTCGTTTAGATTATACGCTGTTTGATGGTATGGGCAGACTCTATAATTTTAAGCGATTAAAAGAGCAGTATCAATTATCAGAATTACAAGCTAGGGAAACCATAGAAAATACCATTCTCCAATTATTTAGTGTGTATTATGAAATTGCCAGGCTTACCGAAAACGAGAATGTTCTAAGGCAGGCCTTGGAAATTTCCAAAGACCGGATCAAAAGGGCGGAATATTCCTTTGAATATGGACAGAATACAAAATTGGATATCCTTAATGCCCAGGTAGATGTTACCAATGATAGTATTAGTTTAATGAACGTTCAGCAGAACTTGGCCAATGCAAAAAGGGATTTAAATGTGGTTCTCGATCAAAATCTCAATGAAATATTCGTAGTGGATACCTTGGTGAGTTTTATTCCTAAATTACAGTTGGAGGATTATATTGCCCAATCGAAAGAAAACAATGTGGCCATACTTCAAACAGAGCGCAATATAACCATAAACGAGTATGATATTAAGGTCAACAGATCTGGATATCTGCCTACTTTGGGGCTAAGCGGTAGCTATGGGTGGAATTTGAACCAAAGTGCTGCCACCTCATTTCTTCCGGGACAAATTATACCTGGAAGCAATAGGAACAGTTTAAATTTTGCATTGGGGGCCAGTCTTACATGGAATTTGTTCGATGGAGGCGGTACAACCGTAAGGGTTAAAAATGCCAAAATAGCCTATGAAAATCAGGAAATATTTAAGGAACAGGTAATACTTGAAGTGGATAGGGATATTTTAAATGCCTTGGGGATCTATGAGAACAGGTTACAGATATTTAAAATCCAGGAACAGAACGTAGTGACCAACCAAAATAATTTTGAGCGGTCCAAGGAACAATTTCAATTGGGACGGATAACGTCCATAGAATTTAGGCAGGCACAAATAAACTTGCTCAACGCCCAGACCAATAAGAATTTGGCCAAATACGATGCCAAGTTGGCCGAATTACAGCTGTTACAATTAACAGGACAGTTGTTATCGGTAGAATTTTAA